A portion of the Luxibacter massiliensis genome contains these proteins:
- a CDS encoding flavodoxin → MKRFAATILSVTMIFSLAACSSNQEPESTAPPISVQTEPSSEVESEAESGSSEENNASGNILIAYFSVPETDGVDTVAGASRVVVDGEVLGNNQYIAQLIQQQSGGDLFRIETEQEYPGSHDPLLDFAYNEKADNARPALSSQIENLDKYDVIFLGYPNWNSDLPMPLYSFLEEYDFSGKTIIPFTTHGGSGFSRTIRMIAEMQPGATVIEDGLSISRNSVPDAQRDVEEWVAGLSL, encoded by the coding sequence ATGAAACGATTTGCAGCTACTATTCTTTCTGTCACAATGATTTTTTCTCTGGCTGCTTGCAGCAGCAATCAGGAACCGGAAAGCACCGCACCTCCCATATCTGTACAAACAGAGCCTTCTTCGGAAGTGGAGTCCGAAGCAGAAAGCGGATCTTCGGAGGAGAATAATGCTTCTGGCAACATTTTAATTGCCTATTTCTCTGTTCCTGAAACGGACGGTGTAGATACCGTGGCGGGAGCAAGCCGGGTGGTGGTAGACGGCGAGGTGTTGGGAAATAATCAGTATATTGCCCAGCTTATTCAGCAACAGAGCGGCGGAGATTTATTCCGTATCGAAACGGAGCAGGAATATCCGGGCAGCCACGACCCGCTTTTGGATTTTGCCTATAATGAGAAGGCAGACAATGCAAGACCGGCCCTTTCTTCACAGATTGAGAATCTGGATAAATATGATGTGATTTTTTTAGGCTACCCGAACTGGAATAGCGATCTTCCTATGCCGCTGTATTCTTTTTTAGAGGAATATGACTTCAGTGGGAAAACCATTATTCCCTTTACAACACATGGAGGGAGCGGTTTTTCCAGAACGATCCGTATGATTGCGGAAATGCAGCCGGGCGCAACGGTCATTGAGGACGGTTTGTCCATATCCAGAAACAGCGTACCTGATGCGCAAAGGGATGTAGAGGAATGGGTTGCCGGACTGAGCCTGTAA
- a CDS encoding DUF4405 domain-containing protein: MKPKMIVKICIDLIMTLLLLLLMAKQLTGDLAHEWLGAGMFVLWILHHILNTQWHSHIWKGRYTPFRLLQLVVNVLLLFAMIGTMVSGIILSREVFSFLPISGGLALARPLHILSAFWGFVLMALHLGLHWNMILGMIRKSTGVKTTRLVQIALRMVGAGIAVYGLYAFFKNQFLSYMFLTSSFVFFDFERPAFLFFTEYVAIMGLFVFFAYYATKAIQRRNEKKKADEEK, encoded by the coding sequence ATGAAACCTAAGATGATCGTTAAGATATGCATTGACTTGATTATGACCTTACTCCTCCTGCTGCTGATGGCCAAGCAGCTTACAGGAGACCTGGCCCATGAGTGGCTGGGGGCGGGGATGTTTGTACTTTGGATTTTGCACCACATCCTCAATACACAGTGGCATAGCCATATATGGAAAGGGAGATACACGCCTTTCCGTCTTTTACAGCTTGTCGTTAATGTATTATTGCTGTTCGCTATGATCGGAACTATGGTAAGCGGCATTATTCTTTCCAGAGAAGTTTTTTCCTTTCTACCCATTTCTGGCGGATTGGCGCTGGCACGGCCTTTGCATATCCTGTCCGCCTTTTGGGGATTTGTTCTGATGGCGCTGCATTTAGGATTACATTGGAACATGATCTTGGGAATGATACGGAAATCAACTGGGGTGAAGACGACAAGGCTGGTCCAAATTGCATTGCGGATGGTCGGCGCGGGTATTGCTGTATATGGATTATATGCGTTCTTTAAAAATCAATTTCTTTCCTATATGTTCCTGACATCTTCCTTTGTGTTTTTCGACTTTGAACGGCCAGCCTTCTTGTTTTTTACAGAATACGTAGCGATTATGGGTCTATTTGTGTTTTTTGCTTACTATGCAACAAAGGCAATTCAAAGGCGGAATGAAAAGAAAAAGGCGGATGAGGAAAAATGA
- a CDS encoding flavodoxin family protein, with protein MSKQVLIISSSPRKGGNSDTLCDQFMKGATEAGNRVEKIRLADLKIEYCSACYACKKTGHCVKRDDMEQVIEKMRAADVVVLATPVYFYTMCAQMKTMIDRTLGGVQTSGLENKEFYLIATAADGKAAMERTVDGLRGYLECMPGAKEMGVVYGAGAWQIGDVQKNAAFDEAYQMGQNVC; from the coding sequence ATGAGTAAACAAGTGCTGATCATTTCATCTAGTCCCCGTAAGGGCGGTAATTCAGATACCTTATGCGATCAGTTTATGAAAGGCGCGACGGAGGCAGGAAACCGGGTAGAAAAAATCCGGCTTGCCGATTTGAAGATTGAGTATTGTTCAGCCTGTTATGCCTGTAAGAAAACAGGACACTGCGTAAAGCGGGATGATATGGAGCAGGTGATTGAAAAAATGCGGGCCGCTGATGTGGTCGTGCTGGCTACGCCCGTATATTTCTATACAATGTGCGCACAGATGAAAACCATGATTGACCGCACTTTGGGCGGAGTGCAAACATCGGGACTTGAAAATAAGGAATTTTATCTAATCGCTACTGCCGCTGATGGGAAGGCCGCAATGGAACGGACGGTGGACGGTCTGCGTGGTTATCTGGAATGTATGCCCGGAGCAAAAGAAATGGGGGTGGTCTATGGCGCGGGGGCCTGGCAGATCGGCGATGTACAAAAAAATGCAGCATTTGATGAAGCCTATCAGATGGGACAAAATGTCTGCTGA
- a CDS encoding tyrosine-type recombinase/integrase: protein MMNFKLLMNDYLCICETIKKLDKKTLKAYRIDLSQFHSFAVKFPDFVDKALLNEYIALLHTKYQPMTAKRKIATLKAFFHYLLLEEIISLNPFDKISTKFREPQTLPRTIPETIIQSLISDMYKQRSLASTPYQSKAILRDITVIELLFATGVRISELCNLTLHQVDLTSYKLIIYGKGSKERLIQIANHDVRAVLLEYYTVFEADIRSTGWFFINRLHQRYSEQSVRSMIVKYLHLSRIELHITPHMFRHSFATLLLEADVDIRYIQKMLGHSSIKTTEIYTSVSMAKQNNILTTKHPRNFMNIK, encoded by the coding sequence ATGATGAATTTTAAACTGTTGATGAATGATTACTTATGTATCTGTGAAACAATTAAAAAACTGGATAAAAAAACGCTGAAAGCCTACCGTATTGACCTATCGCAGTTCCATAGTTTTGCCGTAAAATTCCCTGATTTTGTTGACAAAGCGTTGCTAAACGAATATATTGCCTTGCTCCATACAAAATACCAGCCAATGACAGCCAAACGGAAGATAGCGACACTCAAAGCGTTTTTTCATTACCTTCTGCTTGAGGAAATCATCAGTTTGAACCCTTTTGACAAAATAAGCACTAAATTCCGAGAACCCCAGACTCTGCCACGAACAATACCAGAAACTATCATTCAATCTCTTATTTCTGATATGTATAAACAACGTTCTCTTGCCAGCACGCCGTATCAGAGTAAAGCTATCCTCAGAGATATTACCGTAATTGAGTTACTCTTTGCAACGGGCGTCCGAATCTCGGAACTGTGCAATCTTACCTTACACCAAGTCGATCTGACATCATATAAATTAATAATCTATGGAAAAGGCTCTAAAGAACGGCTGATACAAATTGCTAATCACGATGTAAGGGCGGTTTTGCTTGAATATTATACTGTTTTCGAGGCGGATATCAGGTCTACCGGTTGGTTTTTCATAAACCGACTTCACCAAAGATATTCAGAACAGTCTGTACGGTCCATGATAGTCAAGTACCTCCATCTATCCAGGATCGAGCTGCATATCACCCCACATATGTTCCGTCATTCATTTGCTACACTGCTTTTGGAAGCAGATGTAGATATCCGGTACATACAGAAGATGCTTGGACACAGTTCCATCAAGACAACAGAAATTTATACCAGTGTTTCTATGGCGAAACAGAATAATATACTTACAACCAAACATCCTCGTAACTTTATGAATATAAAATGA
- a CDS encoding SRPBCC family protein, translating into MAISNIKAVFQQDIQKVWDKVTSFEDYTWRSDISKIEILNEQQFVEYTKEGYATTFTITVVEPYRCWEFDMENDNMKGHWTGVFIKKGKQTEIDFTESVVAKKLFMKFFVKPFLKKQQTLYVSDLKKALL; encoded by the coding sequence ATGGCAATTTCTAATATAAAGGCTGTTTTTCAACAGGATATTCAGAAAGTGTGGGACAAGGTTACTTCTTTTGAAGACTATACGTGGCGTAGTGATATAAGCAAAATAGAGATTCTAAACGAGCAGCAATTTGTTGAGTACACAAAAGAAGGATATGCTACGACTTTTACAATTACTGTAGTTGAACCTTATAGGTGTTGGGAGTTTGACATGGAAAACGACAATATGAAAGGTCATTGGACTGGTGTATTCATAAAGAAAGGCAAGCAGACAGAGATTGATTTTACAGAAAGTGTTGTTGCCAAGAAATTATTTATGAAGTTCTTTGTAAAACCTTTTTTGAAAAAGCAGCAGACACTATATGTATCTGATTTAAAAAAAGCATTGTTGTAG
- a CDS encoding oxidoreductase, with the protein MNISEKQKVWLVTGTSSGLGRSFVKAIVENGDCVVATARNKEAILDLEALNPGQVMALALDVTERAQIKQAVQTVLKTVGRVDVLVNNAGYGYRAAIEEGIDEEVELLFRTNFYGPVALIKAVLPYMRQQKGGAIINISSVAAVNTFAGSGYYGASKCALEGISSALKKEVEPLGIKVMVVEPGAFRTNFSGRSLKQTSVSIRDYAGTAGLRRIENDRSYGTQCGDPDKGAKLIVEAIRAENPPLKFILGADAWEVYRQREQKQNEEMKPWLEKSSQTRFEEYHREVKSDE; encoded by the coding sequence ATGAATATTTCTGAAAAGCAGAAGGTGTGGCTGGTAACGGGAACTTCCTCCGGTCTTGGCAGGAGTTTTGTGAAAGCCATTGTAGAAAATGGAGATTGCGTAGTGGCGACGGCCAGGAACAAAGAGGCGATTTTAGATTTGGAGGCACTCAATCCGGGACAGGTTATGGCATTGGCACTGGATGTGACCGAGCGGGCACAGATCAAACAGGCGGTGCAGACTGTACTGAAAACGGTTGGTCGTGTTGATGTGTTGGTGAATAATGCAGGATATGGCTACCGGGCTGCGATTGAAGAAGGCATAGATGAGGAAGTAGAGCTTTTATTCCGTACAAATTTCTATGGCCCGGTGGCACTGATAAAAGCGGTACTGCCCTATATGCGTCAACAAAAAGGCGGAGCGATTATCAATATCTCATCGGTTGCTGCGGTCAATACATTTGCCGGTTCCGGGTACTATGGCGCATCGAAGTGTGCGCTGGAAGGCATTTCAAGTGCTTTAAAAAAGGAAGTGGAACCGCTGGGCATTAAAGTCATGGTGGTAGAACCGGGTGCATTCCGCACGAATTTCAGCGGGCGCTCTCTCAAACAGACGTCTGTCTCCATCCGTGATTATGCAGGTACCGCTGGCCTTAGACGGATTGAGAATGACCGTAGCTACGGAACTCAATGTGGAGATCCTGACAAAGGCGCTAAATTGATTGTGGAAGCAATCCGTGCAGAAAACCCGCCGCTCAAATTTATTTTGGGCGCAGACGCATGGGAAGTTTATCGGCAGCGGGAGCAGAAGCAGAACGAAGAAATGAAGCCCTGGCTGGAAAAAAGCAGCCAGACTAGATTTGAAGAATATCATAGGGAGGTAAAGAGTGATGAATGA
- a CDS encoding flavodoxin has translation MFKKTLGLLMATMMTFSLAACGQAAPSGSEPAPSNESATSESPESQATESSQVETSSDDGKTLVVYFSWSGNTEEMANHIAEQTGGDLLEIEPQTPYPDDYNETGDVAEKERDENARPEIANLPDSIEEYGTILVGYPIWWHTAPMIIGTFLENYDLTGKEIYPFTQSASMDTEQFENSMDFVRENAANATVHDGLFVSRSDTDSMDVYLTENGLVK, from the coding sequence ATGTTCAAAAAGACACTTGGCCTTTTGATGGCCACTATGATGACCTTTTCCCTTGCGGCCTGCGGTCAGGCTGCGCCAAGCGGCAGCGAACCCGCACCTTCCAATGAATCCGCCACCAGTGAATCGCCGGAATCACAGGCAACAGAATCCTCCCAAGTGGAAACATCTTCGGATGACGGAAAAACGCTGGTCGTTTACTTTTCATGGTCTGGAAATACGGAGGAAATGGCAAATCATATCGCGGAGCAGACAGGCGGCGATCTGTTGGAAATAGAGCCGCAAACACCATATCCAGATGACTATAATGAAACTGGAGATGTTGCAGAAAAAGAGCGCGATGAAAATGCCCGCCCGGAGATTGCAAACCTGCCGGATTCTATAGAGGAATATGGCACGATTTTAGTAGGCTATCCCATCTGGTGGCATACGGCTCCCATGATTATCGGAACATTTTTGGAGAATTATGATTTGACGGGAAAAGAAATCTATCCCTTTACACAGTCGGCTTCGATGGATACAGAACAATTTGAGAACTCTATGGATTTTGTTCGGGAAAATGCCGCAAACGCAACTGTTCATGACGGCCTGTTTGTGAGCAGGTCCGATACAGACAGTATGGATGTTTACCTGACTGAAAATGGACTTGTTAAATAG
- a CDS encoding type II toxin-antitoxin system RelE/ParE family toxin, whose product MKLRINPLVVADLKAIKSYIADDNAEVARKTVDEIYKSFEDLQEFPAVGADLSKRVSFRTDYKYLVHGGYITLYLIEKDWVEVYRVIDRYQDITGILFR is encoded by the coding sequence ATGAAATTAAGGATTAACCCTCTCGTAGTAGCTGATCTGAAGGCAATTAAGAGTTATATTGCAGATGACAATGCAGAAGTAGCCAGAAAGACTGTAGACGAAATTTACAAGAGTTTTGAGGACTTACAGGAGTTTCCTGCGGTGGGAGCAGATTTGTCAAAGCGAGTGAGCTTCAGGACAGATTATAAGTATCTGGTTCATGGGGGTTACATTACGCTGTATCTTATCGAAAAGGATTGGGTGGAGGTATATCGTGTGATTGACAGATACCAAGATATAACAGGCATATTATTTAGATAG
- a CDS encoding flavodoxin, which produces MYGILVFVVLLIGVLIFLGYNVYRRPAMFRNLSDQSLSEEQVEELRNEIHSKQDKKVLVTYFSYSGTTRTIAEALSERAGADLFEIAPQAEYSNVYLQSNSEIRKNERPELNDMVSDIDSYDIVFVGFPVWWHATPAPINTFLESYALDGKLIIPFCTSGGSDIEEAMPTFLNSCEGLAIYGERRISSANQIDTWLSELNLNFE; this is translated from the coding sequence ATGTACGGAATTTTGGTATTTGTAGTTCTTTTAATCGGGGTGCTGATTTTTTTAGGATATAATGTTTATCGCCGCCCGGCCATGTTCCGAAATCTGTCAGATCAGTCATTGAGCGAGGAGCAAGTAGAGGAATTGAGAAATGAAATCCATTCAAAACAGGATAAAAAAGTGCTTGTCACCTATTTTTCTTATTCAGGAACAACAAGAACGATTGCAGAGGCATTAAGCGAACGAGCGGGAGCCGATTTATTTGAGATTGCACCACAAGCAGAATATTCTAATGTTTATCTACAGTCGAACTCGGAAATCAGAAAAAATGAGCGACCGGAACTAAATGATATGGTTTCGGATATAGATTCCTACGACATTGTTTTTGTAGGGTTCCCAGTATGGTGGCACGCAACCCCCGCCCCCATCAATACATTTTTAGAAAGCTATGCTCTGGACGGAAAACTAATTATCCCTTTTTGTACCAGTGGAGGCAGTGATATTGAAGAGGCGATGCCGACGTTCCTAAATTCTTGTGAGGGACTGGCAATCTATGGGGAGCGACGAATCAGCAGTGCGAATCAGATTGATACATGGCTGTCAGAATTAAATTTAAACTTTGAATAA
- a CDS encoding GyrI-like domain-containing protein — MGQIGEYKQSIGLLYGIAFTIKMSKKGSRQIAGYFDYVVPPLEGFWWQSDRTGIDYSRKEDFNFISMTRLPDFVREEDVDRAIDEAEKKKQQDFSKVKFFTYNEGVCVQCMHIGSYDDEIATVEAMHDFMLHEGYELDITDKRFHHEIYLSDARRVAPERLKTVIRHPVKKIN; from the coding sequence ATGGGACAAATCGGTGAATATAAGCAGTCTATTGGTTTGCTCTATGGGATTGCCTTTACGATTAAGATGAGCAAGAAAGGAAGCCGCCAAATTGCGGGTTACTTTGATTACGTTGTACCGCCGCTGGAAGGTTTCTGGTGGCAGAGTGACAGAACAGGAATAGACTACAGCCGGAAAGAGGATTTTAATTTCATCTCAATGACTAGATTGCCAGATTTTGTGAGGGAGGAAGACGTGGATCGGGCAATCGATGAGGCCGAAAAGAAAAAGCAGCAGGATTTCTCGAAAGTAAAATTTTTTACCTATAACGAGGGAGTATGCGTGCAGTGTATGCATATTGGATCTTATGATGATGAAATAGCTACGGTTGAAGCAATGCATGATTTTATGCTCCATGAAGGATATGAGCTGGACATTACAGACAAGAGGTTTCACCATGAAATTTACTTAAGTGATGCCAGGCGGGTGGCACCTGAAAGGCTTAAGACGGTAATTAGACATCCTGTAAAAAAGATAAATTAA
- a CDS encoding PLP-dependent aminotransferase family protein, with product MEHENYLKYLSKIYEEYKNFDDSKIPLCAAENFVSPFAMQGLTSRYEGKYISGYIQRNKEKDFIGSDYLEKIFFIANDLASNLFHAKYNDFRSLTGMNTVALILMSMVAKDSKILITDPESGGHGSLPKLCDNLGIRYSSIPFDYVNMQINYEKLNEILLNDHEISYLCFCQSDILQPPDFNLISSPKKIGIIYDATQTLGLIAGSTIPNPLDSQKNMVLIGGTHKTFPGVTCGYVATNSDNIIQKINQNISPNFLRNIQVNNIMSVCLSMIEMLHIGEQYANNIVYIANTLGKTLSNKGIYVKEIADGLYTKTHQIFIGTGKLSVDETYTYFKKYGITLNKRNTKYIKGFRIGVQEIARYGFEKYIDELSELIRLVLVEPSKEKEILTLKAYLAKFKTNKYNVDNIFMEWD from the coding sequence GTGCAGCTGAAAATTTTGTGTCCCCATTTGCAATGCAAGGATTAACTTCTCGTTATGAAGGAAAATATATTTCAGGATATATACAAAGAAATAAAGAAAAAGATTTTATCGGTAGTGACTATTTAGAAAAAATATTTTTCATAGCCAATGATCTTGCAAGTAATCTTTTTCATGCGAAATATAACGATTTTCGTAGTTTGACAGGTATGAATACAGTTGCACTTATATTGATGTCAATGGTAGCTAAAGACTCAAAAATATTAATTACAGATCCAGAATCAGGAGGGCATGGTTCACTCCCAAAACTTTGCGATAATCTGGGAATAAGATATAGTTCTATTCCATTTGATTATGTTAATATGCAGATAAACTATGAAAAGCTGAATGAGATATTACTTAATGATCATGAAATATCTTATTTATGCTTTTGTCAATCTGATATTCTTCAACCACCAGATTTTAATTTAATTAGCTCACCAAAGAAAATAGGTATAATATATGATGCAACTCAAACACTTGGTTTAATCGCCGGAAGCACTATACCGAATCCTTTGGATAGTCAAAAAAACATGGTATTAATTGGAGGAACACATAAAACTTTTCCCGGTGTAACTTGTGGATATGTAGCTACAAACTCAGATAACATAATTCAAAAAATTAACCAAAATATTTCTCCAAATTTTTTAAGAAATATTCAAGTAAATAATATAATGAGTGTATGTCTGTCAATGATTGAAATGTTGCATATTGGAGAACAATATGCAAATAATATTGTATATATCGCAAATACATTGGGAAAAACACTTTCAAATAAAGGAATTTATGTCAAAGAAATAGCAGATGGATTATATACAAAAACTCACCAAATTTTCATTGGAACGGGCAAGCTAAGTGTTGATGAAACTTATACCTATTTCAAGAAATATGGTATTACGCTTAACAAACGTAATACCAAATACATAAAAGGATTTCGAATTGGTGTTCAAGAAATTGCAAGATATGGTTTTGAAAAATATATTGATGAATTATCCGAATTAATTCGTTTAGTATTGGTAGAGCCTTCTAAAGAAAAAGAAATCCTAACATTAAAAGCATACCTTGCAAAATTCAAAACAAATAAATATAATGTTGACAATATATTTATGGAATGGGATTAA
- a CDS encoding flavodoxin family protein, translated as MKVLLVNGSSRSNGCTGTASQEVERALQEEGIDTEQIFIGNLALPDCIACRKCKQTGCCVFYDVVNEFVEKAKEADGFVSGSPVYFAHPSGRLLTFMDRAFYSCSTAFQYKPAAAVLSARRAGTTASFDVINKYFTICSMPVVSSTYWNHVYGAQPEQVAEDKEGLMTMYNLGKNMAWVLKCLELGKQSGLNHPENKKVLTNFVR; from the coding sequence ATGAAAGTATTGCTTGTCAATGGCAGTTCGCGGAGCAATGGCTGTACGGGTACAGCCTCGCAGGAAGTGGAACGCGCCCTGCAAGAGGAAGGAATTGACACAGAACAAATTTTTATTGGAAATTTAGCACTGCCGGATTGTATTGCCTGCCGTAAATGTAAGCAGACGGGTTGTTGTGTATTCTACGATGTTGTGAATGAATTTGTAGAAAAGGCAAAAGAAGCCGATGGGTTTGTCTCTGGTTCCCCAGTCTATTTTGCTCACCCAAGTGGCAGATTGCTGACTTTCATGGATAGGGCATTTTATTCCTGCAGCACAGCTTTTCAATATAAACCAGCAGCGGCTGTTCTCTCGGCAAGGCGGGCAGGTACGACAGCCTCATTTGATGTCATCAATAAGTACTTTACAATCTGTTCCATGCCGGTGGTTTCTTCGACCTACTGGAATCATGTATACGGAGCGCAGCCTGAGCAGGTGGCCGAGGACAAAGAAGGTCTGATGACAATGTATAATCTCGGAAAGAACATGGCATGGGTGCTGAAATGTCTGGAGCTTGGAAAGCAGAGCGGATTGAATCATCCGGAAAATAAGAAAGTATTAACCAATTTTGTGAGATAA
- a CDS encoding iron-containing alcohol dehydrogenase, with protein sequence MNDFVFSYPTKVYFGEGSAKEALSSELAHTGNTVMLAYGGGSVKKNGIYDEIVTILREQGKGIVDFSGIMSNPTYAKVQEGAALAKKEQVDYILAVGGGSVIDCCKIIAAQAKTEEDIWSMEFVQHKLPHHAIPLGAVVTASGTGAEMNGGAVITNEALHIKTGVLGFAPRFAVLDPSYTLSVPFRQVISGAFDTLSHAMETYFGQSDQNNVSDDVALAVMRNTVTNMRRLLMDENDLQARGNLMWDSAMAENGILKCGRLTDFQAHQIEHQLGAYTDCNHGQGLAVIQPVYYRHILKDAPEKFAKFAKIVFNEDTAEAGLEAMEKFIKDCGLPTKMEELKSRTQITAKLLRQVADSTNVIQCNPRELSKDEIYEILVECV encoded by the coding sequence ATGAATGATTTTGTGTTTTCTTATCCTACAAAAGTCTATTTTGGCGAGGGGAGTGCAAAAGAGGCGCTTTCATCGGAACTTGCCCATACCGGCAATACGGTCATGCTGGCCTACGGCGGAGGCTCGGTAAAGAAAAATGGGATTTACGATGAAATTGTGACCATCCTGCGGGAACAGGGGAAAGGGATTGTGGATTTCTCCGGCATCATGTCCAATCCGACTTATGCAAAGGTGCAGGAAGGTGCAGCCCTTGCAAAAAAAGAACAGGTGGATTACATTTTGGCTGTCGGCGGAGGTTCTGTCATTGACTGCTGTAAAATCATTGCGGCGCAGGCAAAAACCGAAGAAGATATTTGGAGCATGGAATTTGTCCAGCACAAGCTGCCCCACCATGCAATCCCCCTGGGCGCTGTTGTCACGGCCTCCGGTACTGGCGCGGAGATGAACGGCGGCGCAGTCATTACCAATGAAGCATTGCACATTAAAACAGGAGTATTAGGATTTGCCCCTCGATTTGCGGTACTTGATCCTTCTTATACCCTGTCGGTTCCATTTAGGCAGGTAATTTCCGGTGCTTTTGATACGTTGAGCCACGCGATGGAGACCTATTTCGGACAGTCCGATCAGAATAATGTGTCCGATGATGTGGCTCTCGCGGTTATGCGGAATACGGTTACAAATATGCGCCGTCTGCTTATGGACGAAAATGATTTACAGGCCCGCGGTAATCTGATGTGGGACTCTGCTATGGCGGAAAATGGAATTTTGAAATGCGGAAGGCTTACTGATTTTCAGGCACACCAGATCGAACATCAGCTTGGAGCTTACACAGATTGCAATCACGGACAGGGCCTGGCCGTAATTCAGCCAGTATATTATCGGCATATCCTGAAAGATGCCCCGGAAAAATTTGCAAAGTTTGCAAAAATTGTATTCAACGAAGACACTGCGGAGGCGGGTTTAGAGGCAATGGAAAAGTTTATAAAAGACTGTGGACTGCCGACAAAGATGGAAGAATTAAAATCCCGCACACAAATTACAGCGAAGCTGCTTCGGCAAGTGGCTGATTCCACGAATGTTATTCAGTGCAATCCGAGGGAACTCAGCAAAGATGAAATTTACGAAATTTTAGTGGAATGTGTGTAA
- a CDS encoding HAD family hydrolase gives MGTLYISDLDGTLFNKEKKISEKSIKLLNQCMESGMKFSIATARMPYGCDYRLKELQLSIPGILTNGVFLYDFKRKEYISVEPIKTESAEKVIQLMDDEGLSCFVYVYCKDGIHIYYGNPELEQQAQYYSDRAREKCSEVSFQEDLQAVRQAGDVFYIAYSGRKEVLEPVCPKLEGIEGVDYSFYLNIYNGLYCLEAYSNKASKQSALLKLKEYVGCDKVVVFGDNWNDVPMIEVADRSYAPENALEEIKEMVTGVIPSCNDDGVARFLRGEKYGK, from the coding sequence ATGGGCACACTATATATTTCAGATTTGGATGGGACGCTGTTTAACAAAGAGAAAAAGATTTCAGAGAAGTCTATAAAACTTTTAAATCAATGTATGGAGTCGGGAATGAAATTTTCTATTGCCACTGCAAGGATGCCATATGGTTGTGATTATAGATTAAAAGAGCTTCAATTATCTATACCAGGGATTCTGACAAATGGCGTATTTTTATATGATTTTAAGAGAAAGGAATACATTTCTGTGGAGCCAATTAAAACAGAAAGTGCAGAAAAAGTAATCCAGCTGATGGACGATGAAGGCTTATCCTGTTTCGTGTATGTATATTGTAAGGATGGCATTCATATTTATTATGGTAATCCTGAACTTGAGCAACAGGCACAATATTATAGCGACAGGGCGCGGGAAAAATGTTCGGAAGTTTCCTTTCAGGAAGATTTACAAGCGGTACGTCAGGCAGGAGATGTTTTTTATATTGCTTACTCTGGCAGAAAGGAAGTGTTAGAACCGGTCTGCCCCAAATTAGAAGGAATTGAAGGAGTCGATTATTCCTTTTATCTGAACATTTACAATGGCCTGTACTGTTTGGAAGCCTACAGTAATAAAGCAAGTAAGCAGTCTGCATTGTTAAAATTGAAAGAGTATGTTGGCTGTGATAAAGTAGTTGTATTTGGCGATAACTGGAATGATGTGCCGATGATTGAGGTTGCAGATAGAAGTTATGCACCAGAAAATGCCCTGGAGGAAATTAAAGAAATGGTAACTGGGGTGATACCTTCCTGCAATGATGACGGAGTTGCCCGATTCTTGAGGGGAGAAAAATATGGTAAATAA
- a CDS encoding MerR family transcriptional regulator has translation MMYTMMQVCRELDMTYQTLKYYCNEGLVPNVKRDGNNRRIFDEKDVKWIKDLTCLKKCGLSIQEMKEYLELCLQGESTILTRKKMLAEKQEALKASIQELEDSVAYIDWKQNFYDEVLSGARPYVSNLIRAAE, from the coding sequence ATGATGTACACGATGATGCAGGTCTGCAGGGAATTGGATATGACTTATCAGACTTTAAAATATTACTGCAATGAGGGTCTCGTCCCTAACGTAAAACGCGATGGAAATAACCGCCGGATTTTTGATGAAAAAGATGTGAAGTGGATCAAGGATCTGACTTGCCTGAAAAAATGTGGTTTAAGTATTCAGGAAATGAAGGAATATTTGGAATTGTGCTTACAGGGGGAGTCCACCATTCTTACACGGAAGAAAATGCTGGCTGAAAAGCAGGAGGCGCTGAAAGCCTCCATTCAGGAGTTAGAGGACAGCGTTGCGTATATCGACTGGAAGCAGAATTTTTATGATGAAGTACTTTCAGGAGCGCGGCCTTATGTCAGTAATCTGATTCGGGCGGCAGAATAA